From a single Miscanthus floridulus cultivar M001 chromosome 8, ASM1932011v1, whole genome shotgun sequence genomic region:
- the LOC136476232 gene encoding protein PAT1 homolog isoform X2, translating into MLEEGVGSITDIDDLAGTFSKLTRIVNEPKQPGLVSHRGSISRQSSNAEWAQESGPSYWPTQPVLDTDHGLDKKNWWSQQPHSVNFIDSRLQRTSSSPQQDAQYNPVEPILGAKPSPLHRTSSYPQQEPQYSNTEPIPVPRSSFISYPPSGAASHSSPSQPHHVNMPSPPTAFQLPMSSAQNDLPLPQFHHGGTPPGPPFGRQNHVLNSGSMHGNGPRFMPGLMPHQLQRPNGLMPPQMQPPGQHGMLPMQQSSPQFSQLHAQMIGPHHSPPQSMQIFGPQHPSQVMSRFDANFAMPDLSDPRARSMLQHGRLGQRYPHQGYELNNIRMDNGWPRFRSKYMSTEEIENIARMQQAATHINDPYIDDYYHQACLAKKSAGAQLKHHFCPTLIRDPSSRARSKDEPHAYLQVDALGRLPFSSIRRPRPLLDVEQASAPSDNAEKSVSKPLDQEPMLAARITIEDGLCLLLDVDDIDRLLQFSQQQDGGLQLRNRRQGLLEQLAESLQLVDPLAPNKNSPLSPYDDLVFLRIVTLPKGRKLLSRYLELVTSGSELARIACMAVFRHLRSIFGNMPSDISAAETMTRLARAVSTRIVRMELSDLSACLAAIVCSSLQPPLRPLGSPAGDWASVIIKSVLDRATVLLTDQHVASNYSMQNRALWQASFEAFFGLLTQYCMRKFDSVVHTAQLQPAAAAVITREMPVELLRASLPHTNEDQRKQLLIFAQRTVPVGTHSSHGSGSGPMT; encoded by the exons ATGTTGGAG GAGGGTGTAGGTTCAATTACTGACATTGATGATCTTGCTGGAACTTTCTCGAAG CTGACCAGAATAGTCAATGAACCAAAGCAACCAGGATTAGTTAGTCATAGGGGATCTATTTCTAGACAAA GTTCTAATGCAGAGTGGGCGCAAGAGTCTGGACCTTCATATTGGCCTACACAGCCTGTATTGGACACTGATCACGGGTTGGATAAGAAGAACTGGTGGTCCCAACAACCCCATTCAGTCAACTTCATTGACTCTAGACTGCAGAGAACATCGTCGTCCCCACAGCAAGATGCTCAGTACAATCCTGTTGAACCTATTCTTGGAGCAAAGCCATCTCCTTTACACAGAACATCATCGTACCCACAACAAGAGCCTCAGTACAGTAATACTGAACCAATTCCTGTGCCTAGGTCATCATTCATTTCGTACCCACCATCTGGTGCAGCATCTCATTCTTCACCTAGTCAACCACATCATGTGAACATGCCATCTCCTCCCACTGCATTCCAGTTGCCTATGTCTTCTGCACAAAATGATCTACCCCTTCCTCAGTTCCATCATGGAGGTACCCCTCCAGGACCTCCATTTGGTAGACAGAATCATGTTTTAAATAGCGGATCAATGCATGGGAACGGTCCCAGGTTTATGCCAGGTTTGATGCCTCATCAATTGCAACGTCCCAATGGACTGATGCCACCTCAAATGCAGCCACCTGGTCAACATGGAATGCTGCCAATGCAACAGTCCTCACCACAGTTCTCACAACTACATGCACAGATGATTGGTCCTCATCATTCCCCACCACAAAGCATGCAGATATTTGGTCCTCAGCATCCTTCACAAGTGATGAGtagatttgatgcaaactttgCTATGCCTGACTTGAGTGATCCAAGAGCAAGATCAATGTTGCAACATGGAAGGCTGGGACAGCGATATCCTCACCAAGGTTATGAGCTCAATAATATTAGGATGGATAATGGATGGCCACGGTTCAGATCCAAGTACATGTCTACTGAAGAAATCGAGAACATTGCAAGGATGCAGCAAGCTGCCACACACATCAATGACCCATATATTGATGATTACTACCATCAAGCTTGTTTAGCAAAAAAATCAGCAGGCGCTCAACTAAAGCACCACTTTTGTCCAACCTTGATTAGAGATCCATCTTCGCGTGCACGCAGTAAGGATGAGCCACATGCGTATCTACAGGTTGATGCTCTTGGGAGGCTTCCATTTTCTTCGATCCGTAGGCCTCGTCCGCTTCTTGATGTTGAACAAGCCTCTGCACCAAGTGATAATGCTGAAAAATCTGTGTCAAAGCCTCTTGACCAAGAACCCATGCTTGCTGCTAGGATCACAATTGAAGACGGACTTTGCCTACTGCTTGATGTTGATGATATTGATCGTCTGCTGCAATTTAGCCAGCAGCAAGATGGTGGTTTGCAACTGAGAAACAGAAGACAGGGACTCCTCGAGCAGCTTGCAGAATCACTGCAGTTAGTTGATCCCCTTGCACCAAATAAGAATTCACCTCTGTCTCCATATGATGATTTGGTGTTTCTTCGCATAGTCACTCTACCAAAGGGCCGGAAACTACTTTCCCGTTACCTTGAACTTGTGACATCAGGCAGTGAGCTTGCAAGGATAGCTTGCATGGCAGTCTTCCGGCATCTAAGATCCATATTTGGAAATATGCCCTCTGATATCAGTGCAGCGGAGACAATGACTAGACTTGCAAGAGCTGTATCCACACGTATTGTTCGGATGGAGTTGAGTGATCTCAGTGCTTGCCTTGCTGCTATTGTCTGTTCATCATTGCAACCACCTCTTCGACCCCTTGGATCCCCAGCAGGTGATTGGGCTTCTGTCATCATAAAGTCTGTACTGGACAGAGCAACAGTTCTACTCACTGATCAGCACGTGGCTTCTAACTACAGTATGCAGAATCGAGCTCTATGGCAGGCATCATTTGAAGCCTTTTTCGGGCTTCTTACACAGTACTGCATGAGGAAGTTTGATAGTGTGGTTCATACTGCCCAATTGCAACCTGCTGCAGCAGCAGTTATAACCAGGGAAATGCCAGTAGAGCTTCTGCGTGCCAGCCTCCCCCATACCAATGAGGATCAACGGAAGCAATTGCTCATTTTTGCTCAACGCACTGTGCCTGTTGGCACCCATAGTTCTCATGGGTCTGGTAGTGGACCCATGACATAA
- the LOC136476232 gene encoding protein PAT1 homolog isoform X1: MESGGTKFDASQYAFFGNNAVEEVELGGLDDDDGGGDAAFVEHEDEENPLYGRDNMLEEGVGSITDIDDLAGTFSKLTRIVNEPKQPGLVSHRGSISRQSSNAEWAQESGPSYWPTQPVLDTDHGLDKKNWWSQQPHSVNFIDSRLQRTSSSPQQDAQYNPVEPILGAKPSPLHRTSSYPQQEPQYSNTEPIPVPRSSFISYPPSGAASHSSPSQPHHVNMPSPPTAFQLPMSSAQNDLPLPQFHHGGTPPGPPFGRQNHVLNSGSMHGNGPRFMPGLMPHQLQRPNGLMPPQMQPPGQHGMLPMQQSSPQFSQLHAQMIGPHHSPPQSMQIFGPQHPSQVMSRFDANFAMPDLSDPRARSMLQHGRLGQRYPHQGYELNNIRMDNGWPRFRSKYMSTEEIENIARMQQAATHINDPYIDDYYHQACLAKKSAGAQLKHHFCPTLIRDPSSRARSKDEPHAYLQVDALGRLPFSSIRRPRPLLDVEQASAPSDNAEKSVSKPLDQEPMLAARITIEDGLCLLLDVDDIDRLLQFSQQQDGGLQLRNRRQGLLEQLAESLQLVDPLAPNKNSPLSPYDDLVFLRIVTLPKGRKLLSRYLELVTSGSELARIACMAVFRHLRSIFGNMPSDISAAETMTRLARAVSTRIVRMELSDLSACLAAIVCSSLQPPLRPLGSPAGDWASVIIKSVLDRATVLLTDQHVASNYSMQNRALWQASFEAFFGLLTQYCMRKFDSVVHTAQLQPAAAAVITREMPVELLRASLPHTNEDQRKQLLIFAQRTVPVGTHSSHGSGSGPMT; encoded by the exons GCGGTACCAAATTTGATGCATCACAGTATGCTTTCTTCGGCAACAATGCTGTGGAGGAGGTTGAGCTAGGTGGattggatgatgatgatggtggtggtgatgcTGCATTTGTTGAGCATGAAGATGAAGAAAACCCCCTTTATGGGAGGGATAATATGTTGGAG GAGGGTGTAGGTTCAATTACTGACATTGATGATCTTGCTGGAACTTTCTCGAAG CTGACCAGAATAGTCAATGAACCAAAGCAACCAGGATTAGTTAGTCATAGGGGATCTATTTCTAGACAAA GTTCTAATGCAGAGTGGGCGCAAGAGTCTGGACCTTCATATTGGCCTACACAGCCTGTATTGGACACTGATCACGGGTTGGATAAGAAGAACTGGTGGTCCCAACAACCCCATTCAGTCAACTTCATTGACTCTAGACTGCAGAGAACATCGTCGTCCCCACAGCAAGATGCTCAGTACAATCCTGTTGAACCTATTCTTGGAGCAAAGCCATCTCCTTTACACAGAACATCATCGTACCCACAACAAGAGCCTCAGTACAGTAATACTGAACCAATTCCTGTGCCTAGGTCATCATTCATTTCGTACCCACCATCTGGTGCAGCATCTCATTCTTCACCTAGTCAACCACATCATGTGAACATGCCATCTCCTCCCACTGCATTCCAGTTGCCTATGTCTTCTGCACAAAATGATCTACCCCTTCCTCAGTTCCATCATGGAGGTACCCCTCCAGGACCTCCATTTGGTAGACAGAATCATGTTTTAAATAGCGGATCAATGCATGGGAACGGTCCCAGGTTTATGCCAGGTTTGATGCCTCATCAATTGCAACGTCCCAATGGACTGATGCCACCTCAAATGCAGCCACCTGGTCAACATGGAATGCTGCCAATGCAACAGTCCTCACCACAGTTCTCACAACTACATGCACAGATGATTGGTCCTCATCATTCCCCACCACAAAGCATGCAGATATTTGGTCCTCAGCATCCTTCACAAGTGATGAGtagatttgatgcaaactttgCTATGCCTGACTTGAGTGATCCAAGAGCAAGATCAATGTTGCAACATGGAAGGCTGGGACAGCGATATCCTCACCAAGGTTATGAGCTCAATAATATTAGGATGGATAATGGATGGCCACGGTTCAGATCCAAGTACATGTCTACTGAAGAAATCGAGAACATTGCAAGGATGCAGCAAGCTGCCACACACATCAATGACCCATATATTGATGATTACTACCATCAAGCTTGTTTAGCAAAAAAATCAGCAGGCGCTCAACTAAAGCACCACTTTTGTCCAACCTTGATTAGAGATCCATCTTCGCGTGCACGCAGTAAGGATGAGCCACATGCGTATCTACAGGTTGATGCTCTTGGGAGGCTTCCATTTTCTTCGATCCGTAGGCCTCGTCCGCTTCTTGATGTTGAACAAGCCTCTGCACCAAGTGATAATGCTGAAAAATCTGTGTCAAAGCCTCTTGACCAAGAACCCATGCTTGCTGCTAGGATCACAATTGAAGACGGACTTTGCCTACTGCTTGATGTTGATGATATTGATCGTCTGCTGCAATTTAGCCAGCAGCAAGATGGTGGTTTGCAACTGAGAAACAGAAGACAGGGACTCCTCGAGCAGCTTGCAGAATCACTGCAGTTAGTTGATCCCCTTGCACCAAATAAGAATTCACCTCTGTCTCCATATGATGATTTGGTGTTTCTTCGCATAGTCACTCTACCAAAGGGCCGGAAACTACTTTCCCGTTACCTTGAACTTGTGACATCAGGCAGTGAGCTTGCAAGGATAGCTTGCATGGCAGTCTTCCGGCATCTAAGATCCATATTTGGAAATATGCCCTCTGATATCAGTGCAGCGGAGACAATGACTAGACTTGCAAGAGCTGTATCCACACGTATTGTTCGGATGGAGTTGAGTGATCTCAGTGCTTGCCTTGCTGCTATTGTCTGTTCATCATTGCAACCACCTCTTCGACCCCTTGGATCCCCAGCAGGTGATTGGGCTTCTGTCATCATAAAGTCTGTACTGGACAGAGCAACAGTTCTACTCACTGATCAGCACGTGGCTTCTAACTACAGTATGCAGAATCGAGCTCTATGGCAGGCATCATTTGAAGCCTTTTTCGGGCTTCTTACACAGTACTGCATGAGGAAGTTTGATAGTGTGGTTCATACTGCCCAATTGCAACCTGCTGCAGCAGCAGTTATAACCAGGGAAATGCCAGTAGAGCTTCTGCGTGCCAGCCTCCCCCATACCAATGAGGATCAACGGAAGCAATTGCTCATTTTTGCTCAACGCACTGTGCCTGTTGGCACCCATAGTTCTCATGGGTCTGGTAGTGGACCCATGACATAA